CGTGCCATAGCATAGAAGCCTAGCATGGTGCAGGTGGGGTGACAGGAATTGTTTGGATTGACAGGGAATGTGGTGGCCATGGAGGATGggcaccccaccccccaccatccAGGCGCTCTTCACAGAGAGGCACCATCACTGGCTTTTTGAGTGAGTCATAGAGGAATGGCGTTGATGGTAGCTGCTAAAGCGGTTTCTTCCTCTACCAGAGGCTCCACCGGTGAAAGAGACGACCCTCCATGACCTCCCGAGCCCAGGATTGGAGTTGTCCAGAGACCACGCGTCTAACGAAGGAGCTGTGAACGCTCAGGGCCCAGAGGGGGCTGTGATGAAAGAGAAGGCCGGCTTTCTCCCGCCTGTGGAAAAGCCAGACCTGAGTGAGCTCAGGAAGTCTGCTGACTCCTCAGAGCACTGGCCCAGCGAGGAGGAGATCAGGcgcttttggaagctgaggcaggagattgttGAGCACGGGAAAGCAGACACTCTGGGAAAGCAGCTCTTACCGAGGGAATTACCTCCAAATCTCAAGGCGGCCTTGAACAGTGAGAAAGAGCTGCCAAAGCCAAGACACGTTTTCAGGTAAAACTTAAAAGCAACAGGGGATTTTCTTGATCTTTGCGAAttcatacaattattttaaattatcttttaaaacatcAGGTCCAGCTTTTAAAGTGTCCCTCCACATTGCCGCTGTTCACTGTGCGGCAAGTGCGGGTCCCAGGTTTAGGGTCATGGGGACCTGCATCAAGCCCAGAGCGTCTGTGTCAGAGCCCAGTCCATTCAGAAGCTGAGTTTGCCAAGGTTGAGGTTGCGCCCAGGGAAAAGAAACACAAGTGACAGTAAGATCTATGGCCTGTGCTTTCTCCAGAGAGAGCTTTGAGGACATCAGCGTTTAAAGGAGAAACAATGGATagcaggggaaggaggaaagaaaagtaaaagtggGGGCAGGTGGTGAGCCAAGTGGTCACATTCCTGTGGGGCTTCGATCAGCGCTCACTGAATCCACATTTTACCTGTGAAAAGAGAGGAGTTGGGGGAAAGGTCAGTTATGCAGAAAATAAATGGCAGCTGCCTGGGGACAAAAGGAAGGCAGTCATTGTGTGGCCCACTTCCCATGtctggggagaaaaggaaggcagTCACTGTGCGGCCCACTTCCCAAGCTTACCTTTCCCTTTGGCACAGTGAGTTTGGGGccgagattttattttcctttcacacccaGGGCGAGGGTCCCTGGAGAACAGGCTCTGCAGAGGCTACATGAGAGAAAAACTGACTCATGGGTGTGGCAGGGCATGCACCTACACATATAGGAGGTGTGTAtctgtggtgtgcatgtgtgtgcctgggtGTGTATAAATATCTAGAGAGAGAATGCTGCAAAATAGCAGTTGGTGAATCTAGATCATGCATTCTCAAGAGGCACATTGTCATAGCCAAGGGGACAACAATGGCTTAAGGGGGGTGCAGATTCTGGGAGGCCGTGGTGGTCTGTGGGCCCTCAGGCTCCACGCAGCGGCCAGCATGGGCAGGCGCAAGATGGCACCAGACCTTCCTGGAGGCGTCGGCATGAAGCGCTCACGGCCCTGATCCTTCAGCTGTCCTGTAGGTTTGAACATTCAAAACAGAACGAAACAAACCTTGGAAGCATTACTAACAAAGTGTAGGATGTCCTGGCAGCATGCACGGCAGGTTCCCAGTGACAGCGAGGCCTCGGAGGCTCCAACACACTCGTGATGTTCTCAGTCCACACAGTTTCATGGTGAAAGGTCAGGAATATGCTGGGCCTGCTGCTTAGGATCCTCTTTTCTCGCCTCCTCccttcatgtatttatttgttgttaGGAACTCTAATAATAGTGAATCCAAGTGAATTGTGGTATGCTTATTAATAGTACTTATAATTTGATCAATACGTCAGATTTGGATACTAGACCCTAGCCTTCAGAGATTGCTTTGGGTGCCTTGGGAAGTTGGAGCAGAGAACTGGAGCCTCTGGCAGGAAGCCTCAACCTGGAGCCCGTGCCCCATGGTTGGGTGGGCCCTGAATGTTGTCTTTCCCCTCTGCTGCCTCTGCCCAGAGTGAGCCATAGAGAGCCActctgcctcagctttcccacGGGGGTGGTTGTGATGTCACATGCATTAtcggggcctcagtttccccacttggTCGGGTTGTCGTGGGGTCATAGGTATTAAGGAGAAGCTCTGAGATTGTAGCCCTGGTCCACGCTCGGAATGGTGGCCCTTCCTGAGGGTCTGGGACTCGGGAAGCTGGCGTTGTTCTGTGTTCTCTGGCTGGGGAGCAGTGGGCATGGTGGGAGCAGCAGGCCCACTCCAAGGTGACTCGCGTGGCCTGGGCCTGTTTATGAGGCTGGGTGCTCGTGTTCAAAATACTTGCAAGAAAAGTAATGTTATGTAAAAATCATAGGTAAATAATGGTCTGGTCCTGAAATCTCAAAATTATAATGGGAGGGAATAAAAGCATTCTGAAGGCATCAGACATGGAGCTGGAGTGTGACGGAGCATCACTGCCCCAGCCTGATTCTGACATCCAGCAGGCCTTCCTCTGGGGCAGTTCCTCCACACTCCTCCGGACCCTGAGACCACAAGGGGAAACCTGGTGTTCCATAGAACCCGGGCCACCTGCCTTTCCAAAAGCAGCAAGTTAAATAAAGGCCAGTGCCCAGCGTGCACCCCAGGTGACCCCTGTCCCAGAGCACAGGCCATGCCTGCCTTCTCTGCTCTGCTGCGACAGTCACTGCTGTTCCTGCGCAGACGGGGAAGATGAGGGTGGGAGGTCGTGCGgcgtggggggtgggggtgcgggCCAGCCTCCTGGGACGTGGCCACCAGGCGTGATGCTTGGTTGTGGCCTCCCACGACGTGCTGCTGGTGTGAGGCTTGCACAGGGCAGGCCGTGGAATGGGATGGGCCTTTCTCCTCTGGGCGAGGTGTTGGTTCTGGAGGGAAGACCAGGCAGGGCTTCCAGTTGTGTTTCTCAAGCTGCTTTGGTGCAAGGGTCATGGCGAGGAGGTGTCACGTTCTGGAACCTGGCTGGCTGTCAGTCCTGGGCTCAGAGCACCTATCTCTGGCCTGGTTTTCCCCAGGCGTTTTCGCTGGGAGGAAACACTAGGGCACACCTATCAGCTCCCTCTCTTGGGCAGAGAGAGGGAGTGCCCAGCACCGTGAGACCCCACGGTGTTACTGGCTGTCCCTTCTGCTGTCCTGCGGGCTTCCCTCAAGGGGGACCCAATATCTGACCCTGCCTGAATGTGTGTATGGAGGCCAGGCGCCTTCTGATGGCCTTGCCTGCCCCGCCCCTGCTCCCACATCACCCAGCAGCGGGATTCCGACCTGCTGCAGCGTCACCCCGTGCACCTGAACTCCAGGCATGTCACATCCTCCAGCCCGGGCGAGCTGCTGGCCAGGACCTCTGCTTCTGTGGGCATCTGTCCAGGTCAGACAAGGGGGTGGCATTGGTCTCAAGCAGGTCAGGTGCAGCTGCCGAGGCTGCATGTCCTTCAGGTGCATTTCCCAGGCTGACTGTCAAGCATCCCAGGAAAGTAGCTGGCTGGCAGTGGGTGCATTGGGACAGTGTCGTGCTGCCATCCATGCATCTTCATTACATGTCCTGAAATCAACCGTCAAGACTGTGGACTCTGTGGGGTGACTGCAGCTTCTAGTCATGGTAGTTGTTCTGATGAGCAGATGAGCCACAGGCCCTCCTTTTACATTTCACATATTGTATGAGTTACCGTCACAGGTTTTTGTTAAACATTCGGCTAAAAACACTCTGTAATTTTAGAAGGAACATGGCCTCCTCCAGGAACATCTTACCCGACCTCTTGTCACCATACCAAATGGCGATCCGAGCAAAAAGACTGGAAGAGAGCCGAGCGGCAGCGCTCCGAGAGCTCCGGGAGAAGCAGGCTGTGATGGAGCAGCAGAGACGGTGAGTCCACACAAGGCGGGGGTCCACGCAGCCGGCCCAGTGCacctggagctggggctgggctATGATTTTATGGCAGCCCTTGTGGAAGTGTTTAGTTAGTTCTCCCCTCACTGATGCTGATCCAGGATCCGTCTCttcctcacctggaagccaagctGCTCGTGCCCCTTGTGGTCTGCAGCGCCGTGCATGGGCTCGTTTGTTTGCAGCCCTGAGGCCTCCGTGTGGGGCAGGCACGGAGCTCATGGTCTGCAGGGCCTTGCATGCATGGGCTCCCTTGTTTGTAGCCCCGAGGCCTCCATGTGGGGCAGGCGCAGGTGCAGTGCTTGCGGTCGCCCCCTTGTGTCCATCTTTGCCCTGGATTCCTCACGACACGTGCCTGCTTGCTTGTCCTTTTCCCTCGTTTCTTATTCTTCCTCAGTCCTTTCCTCCTCACTTTCCCTAGAGTGCCCAGGCCCTGACATAGTCGTCGGGGAGGCTCATTCTTGTGTTGCTGTGACCAACGTGCTCAGTGTCCTCAGTGTCTTCTCTGTCCTCCAGCTCCACTGACCACCTGGCTCCACCCATCCCTGGGCCCCAGGAGTCCGGCTGGCATGGACCGCAGCCATAGCACCCCTGTGGCCCTCACTTGGTGGTTGGCTTTGGCCAGTGGAGGCTCCCagcaggaggccaaggaggaagaggagagcgAGGGCCTCGTCTTTACTTGCCTGGCTTCTctctgagctgcctggagctggccGAGTCCAGCCTCTCCCTCCTTCTGGGTTCTGGCAATCTCTCCTTCCCTGGTCCGTCCTGCAGATAGCTGCAGCCCGACCCTGACTGGCACAGGGCTCCTGCACTGCCCCTGTGGCTCACCTGCTCCCTCCCCAACATGAATAAACCCTCCTGAAGCCACCCTGTTGTGTGTGTGCTGTTTTCTCTCGGGACCATGTGATAGGGACCGTGCTTAGCACACAGATTCTGTGATTATCCACAGCTGTCACCTGATGTCCAGACAGACATTGCAGTTGGTTGtctttttttcagtaaaaatatGAGTGAGGTGAAGCCCTCCGAGCTGGTCCCCTGCCCTAGGCTGTCATATTGATGGGCAGGGGTGAGGCTGACTGACTGCTCTAGGGCTGTCCTAGGACATGGGAGTGTGGTCTGGGCTGCTCCAGAAAGCCCAGCACTGTGGGATCAGGTCTTGCCAGCCATGGGCCACAGCTGCCGGGGCCCAGGGAGCACTGGGAAGGCTTTCCTTTGGTGCCCATCAGTCGCCCCACACTGTCCCTTGGGGTAGCTCTACAGAGCCGGGCCTGTCCCTCACTGTGAGGTGAGCCCCTCAGGACCGGCCCTGCCTGTCGAGCATGCCAGCTGCCCTCCCCTGTGTGCCCTGCTGCAGGCGGGTCCCACTCCTGTTCGGCTCTACCAATTTCAGGGCACCATTTTCTGAAGTGGGCGGTCCAGATACCTGCCCCGTTGACTCCTCAGGTATCACCTGCCCTGCCAGGAGGCTGCTTGTGGGAGTCCCACTCACCCGCACCCTCTTGGCCACGGCTGTGATGGAGGTGATTGTGGTGAGAACTTCTATAGGCACAGCCCCTGCCTTAGGCTCTTGGGGCACCACCAACTGCAGTGGGCAGAAAGGGCAGTCTCACCCCCAAACATCAGGCTCGGGCCTCGTCCCACACCTTCATGGAAGAGAAGTTCTTGGATACAAAGAGCAAGTGAACCCTCTCTTCTGTATTTTCCTACCTGGAGCCCAGAGCCAGTGTCCTGCAGTCTCCTAGTGAGCAGCTCCACAGGCCTGTTCGGAGGGTCCAGACCCAGCAGAGCCGGCCCCTTCACATCAACCCTGTGAACAGCGTCACCCCTTTGCGTGACCAGAAAGACAGTGACACTAAGTGGGGGCCCTCGTCCAGGAGCGCAGCGGGGCCAGTGCCACACATGGTGCTGAGTGGGGACATGGGGGGCACCagcctgcctggggctgggggttggggcCTGGGACCCACTCAGGCAGGTGTTAGGGCATGGCCTTACCTGAGGCAGCTGGTGAGACCACCTGTGCCCTGAGGTGGCACCGGGGGAGGACACAGCCAGGCTCTGATTCCTGGCAGCACTGACTCAGGATGGAGCCCTCAGCAGGAAGGTGGTCAGAGGTGGGCCGTGGGCCGGGTGGAGCCTAGGAGGGCTGAGCTGCTGTGACCGCAAGGAGGGAAGAGCAGAGGTCGGGTGGAGGCTTCGGGGAAAACCTAGGCTGGGGCCCCGGCATCCAGGATGATGATGGGAGAGACAAGAGGAGGCCAGATCCGGGGGCAGGATGGAGAGGGGTTACCAACCACAGGAGTCCTGCAGGCTGGAGATGTGGCCTTCCTGGGGTGGAGCCCTGGGCTTGGGCGACGGCTCTTGGGCACCTGATTCCACCCCAGCCACACACGAGGAGCCCAGCCCAGCCGCAGATGTGGGCGTTACTTGGGACGTTCACAGTCCTAGGCGACGAGCTGTGAGGAAGGAGCATGTGACTCTGGCTCAGGATTGAGGAGGCCTGAAGATGCctgtttttgtcttattttattttatttttatttttattttattttttgagacggagtcttgctctgtcacccaggctggagtgcagtggcgcaatcttggctcactgcaacctccacctcccaggttcaagtgattcttctgtctcagcctcccgagtagctgggactacaggcgcctgctactacacctggctaactttttgtatttttagtagagatggggtttcaccgtgttaggcaggatggtctcgatctcctgaccttgtgatccgcccacctcagccagatgcctgtttgtttttaaaagtgaaactcAAGTGTCTGAAGGGAGAGACTTAGAGACAGGCGTTCAGATCTTCCACAGACAGACCTTATGTCGACAAGTACCTGCAGCCAGGCACCCCCAACCCGTCGTGCGGTGCTTGTGGTGGCAGTCCCAGCTGGTGCCCTTACCTGAAAGGGGTGGTGATGCCTTTTCCTCGGTCACTGGGTGGGGCTGGCCCCCAGCGTCAGTCACTGCTGGCAGCACCGTCACACAGAGCTTCGGGATAGAACCCAGCATTCCCGGCTCTGCCCAGACGTGCCGGGAGGAAGAGGCTGTGGTTCAGACTCCCACCCAGAGGGCATGCACACCCCCAGCCTGTGCCCCCTGGAGACAGGGGCACCACAAACTGTAAAATGACAGAGAAATCCTGTAGCCTTGGCTCGAAGCTGCCTGTAACTTATGACATTAACCTTCCCTTTCTCCAGAGAGAAAAGGGCACTGCAGGAGTGGAGAGGGCGAGCCcagaggatgaggaagaggaaggaagagctcAGCAAACTCCTGCCTCCGCGGAGGAGCATGGTACGGCAGGCATGGGCGGTGACCGGGCACTAGTCCAGTCCCGGGGGTGGGTGGGTGCTCACACGCATCCCTGTCTGTGGAGGATGAGCCCAGACCTGGGGAGGAAGCTGCTTGTGCAGGCTGCTGGCTGGTGGGgctgggttggagtgcagcatCCAGAACCATTGCTCACGACCCAGCCGGAGGGGAcaccttcctgccccagccttgagGGCTTGCCTCTTGGCTCATTGACTTTTGGCTCCTGTCTGAGGAATTAGAAGCTCaaagagggaagggggaagaggaggtggggggaaagattcaaaaaataaaaaaaagcagctgAGGTTGAGGTGGGCCCTACAGAGATCTTTCTGGGCTCCTCACCCTTGGTCTCTGGACCTTGGGGCAGGCAGTTTCCCTAGAAGCCAAGATTGCCAGCTCTCTTAAGCTATGGGACATGGGATATCCTGAGTACAGTCCCCTCTTCCTGTTTTCCCCAGACTGTATGGGGTCTTAGTCCAGCCGGGCACAGGACAGTGGGCACAGGGCTGCGGGCACAGGACAGTGGGCACAAGGCTGTGGGCATAGGACAGTGGGCACAGGGCAGTGGGCACAGAGCTGCAGGCATGGGCCATGGGCACAGAGTGGTGGGAGCTCGCGGCTCCTCCCTCCAGAATGCGCCTGGCTTGCTTCTCTGTCCTGTGAGCATAGTTAGGCAAATGTGCCTTTGAATTTGGCCACAAATGTTTCTCTGgttctttcttttaagaaatgttccTTGTGTGTTACTTTGAAAGGCCAGGGGTTGCCTCTGCAGCCCCCTTAGCTAGGGTAAGGCCCCCGAAGGCTTCAGCCCACAGCAGAGAGGGTGGTCATGTGGGCCTGCAGGCGTGGACTGCTGGGGCAGTTCAGGAGCCTTTCCTTGTTTTAACTTTGTGTTGAACTAGTTTTTGACTTACaggaaagttgcaaaaatagtgtttccatcTCCCCCCGGCCCAGCTTCCCTGATGGTGGCATCTTGCATAACCTCAGAACAAGGCTCAGAGTTAGGAATTCACGGTGTCCAACACGGTGGATAAACCAGGACTGCACCTCCTCACCCTTCTCAGGTCCCGGGTCCCATAGGACACTCAGTCATCATCTTTGCTGTCACCTTTTTCCTAATTTCCCCAATATGTGgagaagtttaaaaatacatattttgccACTTCCCGGAATAAAAATACTTGCACAATTAGACATCACTAAGAATGCTTTCAGAGCTGAATTATAGCAAAACTCTGGGAAACTTAAATGCCAACAGATGGAGACGGCTAAATCGTCACGTCCAGACCATGAGCTCCCTCTGTGGTTGACAGAAGGGTGGTCAGTGACCATATCCACTGGCCTGAAAGTGTCTTGAAGAATCGTTGTAAGTGAAGACAGCACAATTT
The window above is part of the Rhinopithecus roxellana isolate Shanxi Qingling chromosome 11, ASM756505v1, whole genome shotgun sequence genome. Proteins encoded here:
- the LRRC27 gene encoding leucine-rich repeat-containing protein 27 isoform X4; the encoded protein is MLPVELGSVTTLKALNLRHCPLEFPPQLIVQKGLVAIQRFLRMWAVEHSLPRNPASQEAPPVKETTLHDLPSPGLELSRDHASNEGAVNAQGPEGAVMKEKAGFLPPVEKPDLSELRKSADSSEHWPSEEEIRRFWKLRQEIVEHGKADTLGKQLLPRELPPNLKAALNSEKELPKPRHVFRRNMASSRNILPDLLSPYQMAIRAKRLEESRAAALRELREKQAVMEQQRREKRALQEWRGRAQRMRKRKEELSKLLPPRRSMVASKIPSATDLIDNGKVPLNPLRKMKPSKEKSPQASQEMSTLQEGNLEEKIKQHIHQMPERRFHGPAPLEEMRKAAEDLEIAKELQDEVLALNKDRRWAALAGNLSLGPPASQPQNTFFNTKYEESGNVRRYQ
- the LRRC27 gene encoding leucine-rich repeat-containing protein 27 isoform X5, whose protein sequence is MLPVELGSVTTLKALNLRHCPLEFPPQLIVQKGLVAIQRFLRMWAVEHSLPRNPASQEAPPVKETTLHDLPSPGLELSRDHASNEGAVNAQGPEGAVMKEKAGFLPPVEKPDLSELRKSADSSEHWPSEEEIRRFWKLRQEIVEHGKADTLGKQLLPRELPPNLKAALNSEKELPKPRHVFRRNMASSRNILPDLLSPYQMAIRAKRLEESRAAALRELREKQAVMEQQRREKRALQEWRGRAQRMRKRKEELSKLLPPRRSMVASKIPSATDLIDNGKVPLNPLRKMKPSKEKSPQASQEMSTLQEGNLEEKIKQHIHQMPERRFHGPAPLEEMRKAAEDLEISQRWEKRGVRAGSGATSWRPHPA